A region of the Hyperolius riggenbachi isolate aHypRig1 chromosome 9, aHypRig1.pri, whole genome shotgun sequence genome:
ctaaatagattttctgcacactttgcattcaattcagatgcaaatctgctactacttatgcaaacaggaaactcaggaggagggtctgggagcagctaacctgacagttacatagttacaaagttaaggaaaggtggggggaaaggctgcgcatccctaaacacatgttgcaattgaatggttaatcgcacaggcatataccgcctctgccagactgaaaaatgcatgccctgcatccaagacaagtgctaacatttattaaactaggaggcgtggcgcaagtgtctagtacaatatactttgcatgcaaaccatataggaagctaaagttcctcctagtttaataaatgttagcacttgtcttggatgcagggcatgcatttttcagtctggcagaggcggtgtatgcctgtgcgattaaccattcaattgcagcatgtgtttagggatgcgcagcctttccccccacctttccttaaataTATAGAGATATGAttaaggtagggattagactgtgagcccctttgagggacagttagtgataagctagtattttttttttttattaaaggcaGCATAAAgcaagaggtgtatggaggcagccatatttatttccttttacacaatatcagttgcctggcagtcctgatgatggcatcagtagtgtctgactcacacatcTGGAACAACCATGGAGCTCATATTGTCAGgttttagtcagaaacatctgatctgcatgatttTTAAagcataagaggcagaggatcaacagaactgccaggcaaatggtattggttaaaaggaaataaatatgtttgcctccatatctctctcaggttccctttaaagaaaatttaaaaaccaaataaaaaaaaaaaaatcagtttaacttacctgggtcttcttgcaGCTCCCTgtagtcatcctgtgcctgcaatGTCTTTTCGGAGACCCTCTAGCCAGCAGAAGCGACCCCCACAAAGCTGGCCTGCCACGCGTCTCATTAAAACGTTCCTGTTGCCATCAGCATTCTGCACAATCACAGTATGCGAAAATCACTACTGTTTACGCGCAGCAGCTCAGGGCTGCCCATGAGCAGTAGTCTCCGACTGGCCAGCTTTGCGAGGGTCGACACTGCTCCTGGAGGGTCTTCGAAGGACGCAAATGACTAAATGTGGCTTAGAGACAACTGTatttaagttttgttttttgtttttttatatacatgACATTACTTTAGGCCAACGGCAAGTAGGAAGTTAGGAAAATTCCTTGGGTCGACAGTTCAGAGCCGGGTGCTGTGAAAACTCAttgctagcctagaggctagcaacACATTCTGCTGCTATGGAAGCGGGGGAAAAGGGCGATAGCATGGCACCCAAGAGTGGCATTGAGCAGGAGGGGCAGGGAGGAGAAATATATCTGTGTTGATGTGTCCAAAAAGATCTCACAGGACTGCCAAAAAACATCTACCCTAACCAGCTGCCTTGGCCATCAAACATCTAGCATGCGTAATAGGCTTCAGGCAGTCTGAAATATCACTCCTTTGGTCTTTTGCTGACAGTGCCATAGTACCTCATCTTCCCTTTTATTTCCTTCTAGGTAAACAGATCTTAAAGCATACcagaactctgaacttcctctctactctaagatAACCGcataacccttaaagagaaacatctctgttacagctgatacgaatCCAGCAATACATCTTTTATGGAggcaaacatagggttaacatcctgtgtttacaaaattAGCTGTTCTGTTGTGGCAGAGGACATTCTTGAGCCGACACAACTGAGACATCAACTTACGGTGGtgaatagtcacagatgagggggaattagacaggctaaactctctacacagggtgcattactctgttttccttttgtcctatgcaagagtttagGTAAACTTTAATAAATTGCTTCATCAACAGCACCTACCTATGTTATCCTTTTCTTTGCAGGAAATGGAATAGCAGCAGATCTCTCTGTCCTGAATCAGCGACAGGTGCCTGcggagaaaaataaaatatgaatAAAGTATTATCTCCACCAACGTCAAGACTAAATGAGACCGAACTGAATGATTCACTGTGTATCTTCTACATGCGCTTTCTTCACGTGCTGCAATTGTGACAGTTTCACGCTGTGCAAACCTGAAAATGGGCTCAACTCAAAAGGCAGGATCAATAAAATCAGCTGTGCTTTGTAAACACCTACAGCTGTGAAATAAATAAACTATTAGCTGctattaaaaacacatacaaaggcCCATTCACATGTATGGCAATACAGAACACCTGACTGATGTAAAGCAAAGTTTTACACCACTTTCAGGAAAGAATGTGCAAATGAAGGCCCTTGTGTTGAGTCAGTAACAATTGATTACACATCTTATCTgtgaataagtacattttttcaatcAGCTGCTTTTCGTCCAGTGCATTGGCGAGATCTCTCTTATTCCCGAGAACCAGGACCTAAAAATAGACAAAATCCAAGGCAAAGCATTAGAAATAGACTGCACTGCTAATTTCAACAATACAGAAGAATACATCCCTAGTTCACCTTCCGGCAACGGAAACACAATCAAGCATCTGCATGGCCAGgacagcacatgtgcagtagtgcacAACTCAGCCAGTGGCAGACTTAAGGACTGGGCTGTTTCGCTCAGATCTGTGCTGcacgggctctccagcccgcagcacagatcgtggtaAAGGCAGGGCAATcagacagggaggggggggggggggtaggcgggtctcctcaaagccccccccctgcagcgcgattcctccctccctccctctccctccatgggtggcgcaggacggagatgcatcctgcgccgcctctgataggctttagcctatcacacTGCGGCGATcgacgatctcctttacggcgctgatttcttccccgcgtgtgtacagttagcctgcgagccgcaatcggaggctattcacggagacaccctccgtgaactgacatggaacggctgctCGAACAAGCGGCCGTTTcgatgtaaaaccacaaacgaccagccgccgcctatcggcgttagctggtcgttaagtggttaattgggCTGACGGCAGCAACAGAGGGAAACCGAAGGACCTGAAAGACTATGGACGGCTGAAGaacccccaggaaagtaaaagtcaactttttttttcccctctgtctcagaaacactttaacctccttggcgataaccccgtgtgtgacacggggtaagccgccggagggtgccgctcaggccctgctgggccgatttacataaattttttttttgcatgctttattgtaccgccagggagattaaagtaaacctgagatagcgGGGaggggaaaaaggaaaaaaaagtgtgtaagtgtgtgtgtgcgcgtgcgtgcgtgtgcacacagtgggatgcaaaggaattcccttgaagctttccacattttgtcacattactgccacaaacatgcatcaattttattggaattccacatgaaagaccaatacaaagtggtgtacacatgagaagtggatcgaaaaatcatacatcattccaaacattttttacaaataaataactgcaaagtggggtgtgcgtaattattcggccccctgagtcaatactttgtagaaccaccttttgctgcaattacagctgacagtcttttagggtaggtctcttccagctttgcacatctagagactgaaatccatgcccattcttctttgcaaaacagctccagctcagtcagattagatggacagcgtttatgaacagcagttttcagatcttgccacagattctcgattggatttagatctggactttgactgggccattccaacacatagatatgttttgttttaaaccattccattgttgccctggctttatgtttagggtcattgtcctgctggaaggtgaacctccgccccagtctcaagtcttttgcagtctccaagaggttttcttccaagttttccctgtatttggctccatccatcttcccatcaactctgaccagattcccagtccctgctgaagagatgcacccctgagcatgatgctgccaccaccatatttgacagtggggatggtgtgttcagagtgatgtgcagtgttagttttctgccacacatagcgatttgcattttggccaaaaagttccattttggtctcatctgaccagagcaccttcttccacatggttgctgtgtcccccacatggcttgtggcaaactgcaaacgggacttcttatgctttctgttaacaatgcctttcttcttgccactcttccataaaggccaactttgtacaatgcatgactaatagttgtcctatggacagagtctccaacctgagctgtagatctctgcagctcgtccagagtcaccatgggcctcttgactgcatttctgatcagcgctctccttgttcggcctgtgagtttaggtggatggccttgtcttggtaggtttacagttgtgccatactccttccatttctgaatgatcacctgaacagtgctccgtgggatgttcaaggctttggaaatctttttgtagcctaagcctgctttaaatttctcaataacttgatccttgacctgtcttgtgtgttctttggacttaacagtgttgttgctcccaatattctcttagacaacctctgagcccctcacagagcagctgtgtttgtactgacattagattacacacaggtgcactctatttagtcattagcactcatcaggcaatgtctataggcaactgactgcactcagatcaaagggggccgaataattatgcacacaccactttgcagttatttatttgtaaaaaatgtttggaatcatgtatgactttcgttccacttctcatgtgtacaccactttgtgttggtctttcatgtggaattccaataaaatggattcatgtttgtggcagtaatatgacaaaatgtggaaaacttcaagggggccgaatacttttgcaaccgtgtgtgtgcgtgcgtacacacacacacacccttttgTGCTGTCTGGATAGTCTGCAATTGGCACCGGAGAGAGTCCTCCGGTACAAggtgtcctgcgcatgtgcggcccgttCAGGCACGCGCCTGTGGCTggtagcgttctgcacctgcgcagtactactgcccaGGCACAGAGCGCTTACGGCCACGAGAGCACGACGGGGGGAATGCACAAGGTCTGACTGCGCCTCCGCCTACTGGCCCCAACTGTAGAGttttccggggccaattgcgTACTATCCAGAAAGATCAGAAGGACggagagggagcgatcagcctggaagggggctggaggaagccgcaattatgtatattttttccccccccCAGGCCATCTCACGTACCCTTTAACCTCCCTTGCGGTAtaattatttccggattttaatgtcttttcagcacgtttcagaccctaaaaccagcaATTAAATCATGCCACCAGAACGCctgcagcagccgctgcaatcactcacctccctggggtcCAGCGCAacaattttccctccgtcctccgggtggtgctgtaactctatagtgagatcactgacAGCAATCTCACAAGTGATTCAGAGCCTTAAAAGACAGTAAAGAGAACGGCTACcgatgtctggatcccccgggaggtgagtaaaaatgcaaactgtgcgctatactctgcattgtgctcccggcggctagcccgagcatAGCTTGGGCTTagcaccagggaggttaacggcTGGGTAGGCTCTATGAAGAGATGCAGGCCTCCCTACTCGTTTGCACACTATTATGGCAGTTGGATTGAGGAATAATTGATAATCCCCCATGCGGAGAATGACAGAtgtgtcagatttccactacctgctgtgacagGGACATAAGAAAAAAGTAAGTGTACATGTTAcagctaaaagtaaaaaaacaaacaaaaaaaaaaaaaacacaacaggtgGCACATCACTGGCTGCAAAGATGCTTGTATTTCAGAACGGacgcactacatgttacggacacaaaggtccttcatcaggtgcataacAGTGGTTATTCTCACACGTTACTTTGAGAGATATGcacatttatatgtatgcattttaatttTTCACAATAGCTGTCCTTTAACTGAGCAGGCCTGTAAGTTGCGGGCCACATACCGGAATACCCTGTAGCTGCGGCTTGTCCAGTAGATTGTGCAGTTCATTCCGGGATGCTTCAACCTTCTCCCGATCTGCAGCATCCACCATGTACCTGccgaaaatataataaaaaaacatatatttttacCTAGTCATAGTGTGTGGACAGTTCCTCATGTttttctgtcactgctgccatccTCCTGTATCCTAGAAATATAATTTGAAGTAAAAATCCACTTTTGTTACAAAACAGACAAATATTGATTGGTGCTGACTCCGTTTGAAGTTCActgtgattttaaaaaattctacttCTTTCACCATCACACAAAGCATTTTCAAGTTTTGCAGCAAGATCCATTTGTTCTTCCAACCATGGCAACAGTCTCTGTTTGGAATACTGTTGCCATGAGAAGACTTTTCCAGAAACTCTCCTCATATTCCAGGAATAACTAGCTGCACGGGGAAGCAGTGTTGTTACTGCTTCTCAACACCTGAACTAATTCAATGATTGATAGCATACCTCTATCTGCCACTTTcagttaaaggggacctgaagtgaggtgatatggagactgacatatttaatatttatttaattaatgcacattgccttgctgatcttctgtctctaatgcttttagccatagaccccagtgttctcctcagaattgttttccagctgggtggcatcaaaaagtagccgggtggggcgagatgagagaatgcagggcctgtGCTTCTGTGAGTAACTATGcttacagcataagaggagagccgatgacagccgggtgctcaccaaaactagccgggtggtgcaatcggctaaaagagcctggatagaacactagaccctgaacaagcagtcgGATCAGATGTTTCaggcaaaaatctgacaagattagctgcatgcttgttttaggttatgattcagacagtactaatGCCAAGCAACTgttatggtttaaaagaaaacaaatatggcagcctccatatacctcacttcaggttccctttaaaagctcaGTGGAAGAGATGTATTAAGCTTATAAAAACAAAGAAAGCAGGCTGAATTAATAGTTTGGCATTACTCCTTACAACATATAAAGCCAGACTGAAAGCAACAAGCTTTTCTAAACAAAAACAGAATCTCTCTGTAAAGAGTACTCAAGCTAAAATTGACAGAGCCAGTCATTACAGGTTCTGCCTTAATGATGGaggatgatggggggggggggggggggggggtcacggcATTATATACCTGTTCTGGCATCCACCTTCCAGGCACTCGATCTATCTGCCTCGCTCACAGAATGggcttttgccatttttttttccaaaatcacCACCGAGGCTCTGGCATACCTCCAGTTCAGCGGCCactgcctaattggtggctacGAACTTGGGGTGGGCTGCGGCAACACAGGAGGACGTTTCAGAAGAGCTTTGGCAGACTTTGGAAGCCACCAGTGACCCAAAGACGTCAGACCAGGCGAGTATTTAACCCTGCGACTTCCCCCATCCTTCCTCattacctccctagcggtattgacagatatagcagtccataaaaacatgctgtgaacagtataaacatgcatacacatcaatactctcctgcactgtatactagacccttgcttgacacattttggcaagttacaggggaaaaaaaaaaagttttaaaaataaattttatcactatttgcacagaaatcctggggagattgaacgccagggaggttaagacagAGAGTCATTGACAGGATACAGGAAGTGGCATTTTGCCAAAGGAGGATTTAAAACCCTTTCCACgcaatgaaaataaatatatttcaaaGCTAGGCAAATAGTTTCGGGAACAATACGTCAACATAATTTGGCAAGAAAGCAGCGATCATCAAGTAGATTGTGTGGAAACGACTTACACTATTGAATTGACTCCCCGGCAATATCGCTCCCACATACTGCGGAACCGCGGCTGCCCACCAATATCCCAGATCTGCAAGAGAATAATTAGACTAGATAAAGATCTCAGTGTGTATGGGGAGATGTGCGGAGGGTGTGGCAGAATCTGGCTCTACAGTAACTGGGCACTTCAGCTCCCATCATGCCCTGCTATGTGTTGTCTGAAATCTGCAATCCACCAATAACCAAAAGGAGTTGGAGTCACCTGACTAGTTAAAGAGAACAGGAAATAGGTGTTAGGCTGCTGGTTTCTCACCTTGATTGTGACATTGCCTTTCGTGACTTTGCGCATGTTGAAGCCGACGGTTGGGATCATGTCCTCACTGAATTGTCCTGACTGAAGAAAAACACATGATGTAAAATACACATCATAACCTGAagaatgtaaaaaacaaaacaaaaaactttcaCTTAGTATCAGAAATATGACTGGGGGGGATTCAAATAAACAGCTGAAAATGTCTGGACTACCTATACTCTAATCAAACGTTCAGCTCCAGTGCTGAgaccatagatagatagatagatagatagatagatagataggcaagCATCTCACTGAATACCAAACTGCTATGGTGTCCATCCATCTGACGATGTataggcagatcgaccaagagaaagatctctctctgatcggattGGAGAGATCTgtcgcctgcccatacaccacaggttgATTCCAGCACAAAGTAAATGTAAATTACAAATTGCATTTTTTTGGTTTTATTTTTTGAACAAAGGTGAAAATTCATCCATGCAGAGCAGAAGAGGGATCAGCGCCAGATGACAAAAATTGCCCAACACCTAGAAGTGAGTCGAGTGAGAAGTGCAAAGCAAACAGTGTAGAGCGTGCCAAGAATGCTTCCAGGCAATCACATGTTAAGAAGCTAGCTTAGGATTACATTATCATCAGGACACACATAAAGTCACATCCTGTGAAGTAAAGCAAACTGTGGAGACATTATAGAAGGCCTCGATGTGACTGCCATTTTATCTGAAGAAGCTTTTTCTTATGTGTATGGAGTGTGATCAGTGCCGAATTtccgggaaggccacaaaggccagagCCTTGGGTGGCTGTAGCTCAAGGGGGCGGCTTGACATAGAAGAGGGGTTGCAAATTGAAAAGAGTGGCTGAAAATGAGCAAAAACacaacatggaagaggggtgctcCTGTCCAAGAAAGCTGTACATGACAAAAAGGGCCCCTGTGCATAGATGTTATATGGATGAGGGGGCTTTACATGGAAGGGGAGCAACAAGAAAATTaggggcaggggtagggaacctacggCTCggaagccagatgtggctcttttgatggctacatctcgctcacatacaaatcagtaggggttgatcagtaggcacactactgctgtagtatGCGCTACTAACTTAAATGCGCTACCCCAAAACAAGTGGCTGCTCCATTTATCGCACTCTGGAccttgtcaggtccagtgactgtgtaggacgagatccccgtattttgacccaataggctgcctgtcaagtgacaggcagcctattgggccaaagtgcagggatctcgtcctacaaagtgaatcaacaccCAAGTCAGCTATCtacttgtacaagctgttagtcagtaattctcctgtctggctctcggggaagttgctgaaacccaagagaagctgaagacgtgtctggcacttccactgcccggcggatcaactgtatacacatcactatgacaacagggacgtgagccctactgtcctagtttgaaacatattgcatggctctcatggaattacattttaaaatatgtggcgttcatggctctctcagccaaaaaggttcctgacccctgccctagGGGCCCCAAGAGTATAAAACCAGCCTTGGGTATGACTCTGGCCTGCCCGCCCCTTCCTGCCACACTGAGTTGCAGCCATTGgccatttgttttttttccagtcaTGTGATACTGGTGACAGGATTAGTGGGCACCAGTCTTCAAATTAATTTAGTATTGCCCTTTTGGAAAGGGAGACAAAACTATAGTTTAAGGCACTGACGGAAAAATTTCACAGAGGGACAGCAGGAGACCGAGGACACAgagaggatccagagccttccctttccatagACAAGTATCAAAACTGTCTGCTTTAGAATTACTTTAATATTGGCCAAGTCAGCCGGTAACAGTCACCTTTCTGTAGCATGTGTATAGCAGCCCCCAATCTTCTTTCACACCGCAAAAGTGGAACAACTCGGCCAAGCGCTGAAAGCATTGCTCTCCCCAAATCCCCTGCACACTCGGATGCTACTTATGCGCCACTCCATCAGACACACACATTCCAGAGGCTTCTCAGATAGTCCTGTGGCCACCGTTCCACTGCAGGGTCCGGCTAAGCGTATTCAATAAGAGCCTGACAGATGTGCTTTTGTGACCACGTACCCCTTTGTGTTCAAGTGTGACAATGATATGCATGTGTGAGTGCGGTCCGCACCTGGGCAATAGCATGAAGTCGCTTATGCGCACCTTCTTCTTCCATGCATGTGCGGCTGCATGCTACGGGACAGGCATGAACCATActagtgcatgtgcagtacagtcaCGCTCATACACAGATGGGAGCACGTCCGCGAACAAGAAGAGGGTCCTTGCCAGCAGTGGACAGTCTGGGAATCCTccggagcatccagaggcttcccaatacttaagtatctcattttattttaatttccaAAGTCAAAAGTTTGCTTTAAGCTGATTTCTATATAATAGTACCTTTAGACTTTCCATAtacataaatatgtattttttgccTACTACTGTCTACATTGTCTATAATgcactgtacagcactatggcatATCATGGTgctttacagtataatctcgttataataaacatttgggtatagtaaactatagGCCTGAaacataaatcgaatttaaaaccgaaatcgtgatcaccaagatcacaattttggaatcgtcaaagtggcaaTTATCGCGATTACGTTGTTTCCACATGGAGAAGTTTGAAGacgtggcttcaaacttccccaaagtcccgcCGTGAggcccgcagcgttgg
Encoded here:
- the ARL8B gene encoding ADP-ribosylation factor-like protein 8B isoform X2, yielding MMSLLSRLLDWIRSLFWKEEMELTLVGLQHSGKTTFVNVIASGQFSEDMIPTVGFNMRKVTKGNVTIKIWDIGGQPRFRSMWERYCRGVNSIVYMVDAADREKVEASRNELHNLLDKPQLQGIPVLVLGNKRDLANALDEKQLIEKMHLSLIQDREICCYSISCKEKDNIDITLQWLIQHSKSRRS
- the ARL8B gene encoding ADP-ribosylation factor-like protein 8B isoform X1 is translated as MMSLLSRLLDWIRSLFWKEEMELTLVGLQHSGKTTFVNVIASGQFSEDMIPTVGFNMRKVTKGNVTIKIWDIGGQPRFRSMWERYCRGVNSIVYMVDAADREKVEASRNELHNLLDKPQLQGIPVLVLGNKRDLANALDEKQLIEKMHLSLIQDREICCYSISCKEKDNIVLHEVDNVEKSIMKVNSSAVCDFTSYGIKPQGPCISLTLNH